From the genome of Winogradskyella forsetii, one region includes:
- a CDS encoding serine hydrolase domain-containing protein, translated as MVSATKKPSKGKQIFRIVLLVGTFISLWFVPWILVKAWILPLPNTVQEQVNQTLGYGFDGVIVYVDEAGKPPAFYTAGYHNREQKIPAKPNALFKIASISKLYVAVAITKLANEQRLSLDQTLADYFPELMGRIENADQITLRMMVQHRSGIPNYTDSPDFWKNQPNIGKDVLHYALDLPADFEPNKDYGYSNTNYLLLSRIIEKVVGYDRQHYFNEEILTPLGLKNTFGSLSEVNLDDVMSGYYVGIDDDFKTEEQGMIATAEDVGRFLRALNDGSLLNEDEMEIYKSIYEFNHGGLLPGYQSMAEYHKDIDAVVVQFMNTTDFEGYQWNLLQITHSRVVKILRKAKGL; from the coding sequence ATGGTAAGCGCGACAAAAAAGCCTTCAAAAGGAAAACAAATTTTTAGAATCGTCCTGCTTGTTGGTACGTTTATCTCCTTATGGTTCGTTCCATGGATTTTAGTAAAAGCTTGGATATTACCACTACCAAACACAGTTCAAGAACAAGTGAATCAGACGTTGGGTTATGGTTTTGATGGTGTCATTGTATATGTAGATGAAGCAGGTAAGCCACCAGCATTCTACACGGCTGGTTATCATAACCGAGAACAAAAAATACCAGCTAAACCAAATGCTTTATTCAAAATTGCCAGTATAAGCAAGTTATATGTCGCAGTTGCTATTACCAAATTAGCTAATGAGCAACGTTTATCTTTAGATCAAACACTCGCTGATTACTTTCCTGAACTTATGGGAAGAATAGAAAATGCAGATCAAATCACCTTGAGAATGATGGTGCAACACCGAAGTGGCATTCCTAATTACACGGACAGTCCAGATTTTTGGAAGAATCAACCAAATATTGGTAAAGATGTCCTGCACTATGCCCTTGATTTACCAGCCGATTTTGAACCAAACAAGGATTATGGCTATTCAAATACCAATTATTTGTTGCTTTCCAGAATCATTGAGAAAGTTGTAGGTTATGACCGTCAACACTATTTCAATGAGGAAATTTTAACACCTCTTGGACTTAAAAATACATTCGGGTCGCTTAGTGAAGTAAATCTCGACGATGTTATGAGTGGCTATTACGTCGGTATTGACGACGATTTCAAAACCGAGGAACAAGGCATGATAGCTACTGCGGAAGATGTGGGTCGATTTTTAAGAGCATTAAACGATGGTTCATTGCTCAATGAAGACGAAATGGAAATCTACAAATCTATATATGAGTTTAATCATGGAGGATTGCTTCCTGGCTATCAAAGTATGGCCGAATACCACAAAGATATTGATGCTGTAGTCGTCCAGTTTATGAACACCACCGATTTTGAAGGTTACCAATGGAATTTGTTGCAGATCACACATAGTCGCGTCGTTAAAATCTTACGTAAAGCAAAGGGGCTGTAA
- a CDS encoding adenylosuccinate synthetase, which yields MLSIIRLLPTQIPRGTPNPGESIPIDFSDPFELIVFIILPILIIGFYFFWRNKNRGNRK from the coding sequence ATGCTTAGTATTATCAGATTATTGCCTACACAAATACCAAGAGGTACACCGAATCCAGGTGAATCTATTCCTATAGATTTTTCAGATCCATTTGAGCTTATTGTGTTTATCATTTTACCCATTCTTATTATTGGATTTTACTTCTTTTGGAGAAATAAAAATCGAGGAAATAGGAAATAG
- a CDS encoding LLM class flavin-dependent oxidoreductase, whose amino-acid sequence MKKPKIAYSILDLALVSQDHSLKQTYDGTLQLAQNAEAFGYKRYWLAEHHNAPNIGSSATAVLMGYIAQGTQTIRVGSGGIMLPNHSPLIIAEQFGTLASLYPNRIDLGLGRAPGTDRETAHAIRSDFMQAAHSFPAELEKLETYFSAENAKAKVRATVAEGVDVPIYILGSSTDSAHLAAKKGLPYAFASHFATTHLFEAIKIYREEFQPSKELPEPYVMAGVNVIIADTDEEAEKLATSLIRMIVGIFTGKRDFVQPPTAMTTDLKEIMQHPQVHQMLKYAFIGSKATVKAQVKEFMEQTNADELIAVTNIYDVNDRIHSYKLFAEIMEELH is encoded by the coding sequence ATGAAAAAACCAAAAATTGCATATTCCATATTAGACCTTGCCTTAGTCTCTCAAGATCATTCCTTAAAACAAACATATGACGGTACACTACAATTAGCTCAAAATGCTGAGGCTTTTGGCTACAAACGTTATTGGCTTGCGGAACATCACAACGCACCAAATATAGGCAGTAGCGCGACTGCTGTGCTCATGGGTTATATAGCTCAAGGCACTCAAACCATTCGCGTAGGCTCTGGTGGCATTATGCTTCCCAACCATTCACCATTGATTATTGCAGAGCAATTTGGAACTTTAGCCTCCTTATATCCTAATCGTATAGATTTAGGGCTTGGACGAGCACCAGGAACTGACAGAGAGACGGCTCACGCCATAAGGTCAGATTTTATGCAGGCCGCACATTCCTTTCCTGCTGAATTAGAAAAGTTAGAAACTTATTTTTCCGCAGAAAACGCCAAAGCCAAAGTAAGGGCCACAGTGGCTGAAGGGGTTGATGTTCCTATTTATATTTTAGGATCAAGCACAGATAGTGCGCATTTGGCAGCAAAAAAAGGATTGCCTTACGCGTTTGCAAGTCATTTTGCCACAACCCATTTATTTGAAGCTATAAAAATTTATCGAGAAGAATTTCAACCCTCTAAAGAATTACCTGAGCCTTATGTTATGGCAGGTGTTAACGTCATTATTGCAGATACTGATGAAGAGGCTGAAAAATTAGCAACCTCATTGATAAGAATGATTGTAGGCATATTTACGGGGAAACGTGATTTTGTTCAACCGCCAACAGCAATGACTACTGACTTAAAGGAAATTATGCAACATCCACAGGTACATCAAATGCTGAAATACGCTTTTATAGGTAGTAAAGCAACCGTTAAGGCTCAGGTTAAAGAATTTATGGAACAAACTAACGCCGATGAGCTCATAGCCGTAACAAATATTTATGATGTAAACGATAGAATACATTCCTATAAACTATTTGCAGAAATTATGGAGGAATTACATTAA
- a CDS encoding GreA/GreB family elongation factor: MSRGFVKEDDQEETPIIPPRAPLPASVTNYVTPERMEQLLAERTALERQRQLDKDMDEQQRRRELAVIDGKFALLQERIASARILQSKEQNQDEIRFGAHVTLNMNKQQQVFQIVGVDEADVAQKKLAYTAPMAVAITGKKVGETVAFKLGRENRTIKIIKIHYT, translated from the coding sequence ATGAGCAGAGGTTTTGTAAAGGAAGATGATCAAGAAGAAACACCGATTATACCGCCTAGGGCACCGTTGCCCGCTAGTGTTACAAATTATGTGACACCTGAGAGGATGGAACAATTATTAGCAGAAAGAACCGCTCTTGAGAGGCAGCGCCAACTGGATAAGGATATGGATGAACAACAGCGTAGGAGGGAACTCGCTGTCATTGACGGGAAATTTGCGCTTTTGCAAGAGCGAATAGCATCTGCGCGAATTCTACAATCTAAGGAACAAAATCAAGATGAAATAAGGTTTGGAGCTCATGTCACTTTAAATATGAATAAACAACAGCAAGTATTTCAAATTGTTGGCGTTGATGAAGCAGATGTAGCCCAAAAAAAATTAGCGTATACTGCACCCATGGCCGTAGCGATTACTGGAAAAAAAGTGGGAGAGACTGTAGCATTTAAATTGGGACGCGAGAATCGCACGATCAAAATAATAAAAATTCACTATACTTAA
- a CDS encoding reverse transcriptase family protein codes for MVPISLELFNSVFRVVRRELKYILLLPFFVFMSNSTERRQEIYDKIRQSSKHEYILSEMKRLGFWGEDNVDFEQVNKFFNDESELSKQLNDLLRKEKSIEDTEAFIAAKHLERKRISKEKQKETKEKREQQRLEKAKQWQLSKLEDIVYLGEGYSHQLNDKTTADDLLKRQGLPILHSAKDVAKAMNITVAELRFLAYSRKNSKTCHYKRFKVAKKSGGFRLISAPMPRLKKAQHFILEHILNKVTMHPKAHGCVLEKSILTNALPHVNKDVVINQDLKNFFPSITYKRIKGVFKSMGYSEQVSVIFALLCSEPKILDVTLLGENYFAQQGDRFLPQGSPCSPALSNIICKKLDYRLDGLASKYGFIYSRYVDDITFSGPKAQFSKIPALLKYSNKVVKAENFILHPEKLRLMKRHQRQEVTGVVVNEKPNINKKSLKRFRALIYQIEKDGIEGKTWNGGLNVLAEIDGYANFIYQINKEKGKPYKERVASILVAHNYKEAHKQKYVKAPPKKEGFIKKLFSWFKL; via the coding sequence ATGGTACCTATTTCACTGGAGTTGTTCAATTCAGTCTTTAGAGTCGTACGAAGGGAATTAAAATACATCTTATTGTTACCATTTTTTGTTTTTATGAGTAACTCAACAGAAAGAAGACAGGAGATTTACGATAAAATTAGGCAATCGTCTAAACACGAATACATCCTTTCAGAAATGAAACGATTAGGTTTTTGGGGCGAGGATAATGTCGATTTTGAACAAGTCAACAAATTCTTTAATGACGAAAGTGAACTTTCCAAACAGCTTAACGACTTATTAAGAAAAGAGAAATCCATCGAGGATACCGAAGCGTTTATTGCTGCTAAACATTTAGAACGCAAACGTATATCAAAAGAAAAACAAAAAGAAACCAAAGAAAAAAGAGAACAACAACGTCTCGAAAAAGCCAAACAATGGCAACTGTCCAAACTAGAGGATATTGTTTATTTGGGAGAAGGTTATTCTCATCAACTTAATGATAAAACCACTGCAGACGATCTTCTGAAAAGACAAGGCTTACCGATTTTACATTCAGCAAAAGATGTGGCCAAGGCGATGAATATTACAGTCGCTGAACTTCGTTTTTTGGCATACTCTCGTAAAAATTCAAAAACATGTCATTATAAACGCTTTAAGGTAGCTAAAAAATCTGGCGGATTTCGATTGATTTCTGCTCCAATGCCACGACTAAAAAAAGCGCAGCATTTTATTTTAGAACACATTCTAAATAAAGTAACCATGCATCCCAAAGCCCATGGTTGTGTTTTGGAAAAGTCTATTTTAACCAATGCTTTACCGCATGTCAATAAAGATGTGGTTATCAATCAAGATTTAAAAAATTTCTTTCCATCAATCACTTACAAAAGAATTAAAGGCGTTTTTAAATCCATGGGATATTCAGAGCAAGTGTCTGTTATTTTTGCCTTGTTATGTTCTGAGCCTAAAATTTTGGATGTGACCTTATTGGGTGAAAATTATTTTGCTCAACAAGGCGATCGATTTTTACCGCAAGGCTCGCCCTGCAGTCCTGCATTATCTAATATTATTTGTAAGAAGTTAGATTATCGATTAGACGGATTAGCTTCTAAATACGGCTTCATATATTCGAGATATGTTGATGATATTACATTTTCGGGACCAAAAGCTCAGTTTTCTAAAATTCCGGCACTTTTAAAATATTCGAACAAAGTTGTAAAAGCTGAAAATTTCATATTACATCCCGAGAAATTACGACTCATGAAACGTCATCAAAGACAGGAAGTAACTGGTGTTGTGGTAAACGAAAAACCAAATATCAATAAGAAATCCTTAAAACGGTTTAGAGCTTTAATATATCAGATTGAAAAAGATGGCATTGAAGGTAAAACATGGAATGGAGGCCTCAATGTATTGGCTGAAATTGATGGTTATGCTAATTTTATTTATCAGATAAATAAGGAAAAAGGCAAACCTTATAAAGAACGAGTGGCAAGCATATTAGTTGCACATAACTACAAAGAAGCGCATAAGCAGAAATACGTAAAAGCACCACCAAAGAAAGAAGGGTTTATTAAGAAGTTGTTTTCTTGGTTTAAGTTATAA
- a CDS encoding SWIM zinc finger family protein, with protein sequence MKFNYKYSGKSSIDNGLSSTGVSFAPDVLREPTYFVGSLDKKLPFREAISALHSVVTADFNFQPKDNSEYLAWLKNQEDVWVAEATAQLPELKHQIGQLQAKLTSLRSKRDVITRPYYKSQKKYFKYLYTRDYAAWMVLDPVITVHPDQVFFECFSKDESVYGKLSCGYNVFNNINEFKCGTTNIDYSQGLYNEFQKIRTYKDTDFKIDPKGFDVKTTGEDSYREIKIDLPDSWVRGFLQVSSAMTSDKIAFDLHPIDIANFISVLKRNKEKKGPRAIKYILKPGKPIIAVFEPWNMEVECLQSIYEGNEEKEIRVWGRRRIQLLERLLPITNKFTVHLLGTGMPSFYIAHLANDMYFTLGLSGWTANDWAQSTQLDLLAPRGQVPATTMQTVYLELRKDWFNTENDIAKSLNLDTQTVKQSLVTFTQAGKVIYDLKNQVYRVRELKREGIDIESLRFSSETDKEAYKLMESGAVTHLKSKAQNDKIEITAEVANNYKTSVSINKDLKIVDGKCTCNHYYTNKMTKGPCEHILATRITFDKRN encoded by the coding sequence ATGAAGTTTAATTACAAATACAGTGGAAAAAGTTCTATAGATAACGGATTATCGTCAACAGGAGTCAGTTTTGCGCCAGATGTATTACGTGAACCAACATATTTTGTGGGCAGTCTAGATAAAAAATTACCGTTCAGGGAAGCCATTTCGGCATTGCATAGTGTAGTTACTGCTGATTTTAATTTTCAACCCAAGGATAATTCCGAATACTTGGCTTGGTTAAAAAATCAGGAAGATGTTTGGGTTGCAGAAGCCACAGCACAATTGCCTGAATTAAAACATCAGATAGGTCAATTACAAGCAAAACTGACAAGTTTACGCTCAAAACGGGATGTCATTACTAGACCTTACTATAAGTCACAAAAAAAATATTTCAAATATTTATATACAAGAGATTATGCAGCTTGGATGGTATTAGATCCAGTCATTACAGTGCATCCAGACCAAGTTTTCTTTGAGTGTTTTAGTAAGGACGAATCCGTTTATGGCAAACTATCCTGTGGCTACAATGTGTTTAATAACATCAATGAATTCAAATGTGGTACCACTAACATTGATTATTCTCAAGGGCTTTATAATGAGTTTCAAAAAATAAGAACCTATAAGGACACCGATTTTAAAATCGACCCAAAAGGATTTGATGTAAAAACGACTGGGGAAGATAGTTATCGTGAAATAAAAATAGATTTACCAGACAGTTGGGTTCGCGGGTTTTTACAAGTCAGCTCGGCAATGACAAGCGATAAAATCGCTTTCGATTTGCACCCTATTGATATTGCTAATTTTATTTCAGTTTTAAAACGAAACAAAGAAAAAAAAGGACCTCGTGCTATTAAGTACATTTTAAAACCAGGAAAACCTATTATTGCCGTTTTTGAACCTTGGAATATGGAAGTGGAATGTTTGCAATCCATTTATGAAGGCAACGAAGAAAAAGAAATTCGGGTTTGGGGAAGACGACGTATTCAGTTATTAGAGCGTTTATTGCCCATTACCAATAAATTTACCGTGCATTTATTGGGTACAGGAATGCCATCATTTTACATCGCACATTTAGCAAACGACATGTATTTTACTTTAGGACTTTCAGGTTGGACAGCGAACGATTGGGCACAATCCACACAACTCGATTTATTGGCACCAAGAGGTCAAGTACCAGCAACCACTATGCAAACCGTGTATTTAGAATTGCGGAAGGATTGGTTTAATACCGAGAATGACATTGCCAAATCATTAAACTTAGATACCCAAACCGTAAAACAATCCTTGGTTACATTTACCCAAGCCGGTAAAGTGATTTATGATTTAAAAAATCAGGTCTATCGCGTACGGGAATTAAAACGGGAAGGTATAGATATTGAATCACTGCGATTTTCCAGTGAAACCGATAAAGAAGCTTATAAATTAATGGAAAGCGGAGCCGTTACCCATTTGAAATCCAAAGCTCAAAACGATAAAATAGAAATTACGGCTGAAGTCGCTAACAACTATAAAACCAGTGTTTCCATCAATAAAGATTTAAAAATAGTAGATGGAAAATGCACCTGTAATCACTATTATACAAATAAAATGACGAAAGGGCCTTGTGAACATATTTTAGCCACAAGAATAACATTTGATAAAAGAAATTAA
- a CDS encoding WGR domain-containing protein → MKLIKQKTLYFSEGNSDKVYEVDLCENQDLFVVNFRYGRRGANLREGTKTVFPVAYEEAEQVFNKLVESKEKKGYLENDGQTQKPTSKPKETIVNTVREKTILKYLQQAVANTYTRDWKVSRIILRAGQLNIIAAADLIAEFLDSTDEFEQHNAIIILASFENTTYTDQILKVFKKQKFNTISGRAACAYILKYGNAADKKNIHTEVSNYVSEAIFNELPMQFINGNTLDPSLLYYAYIFSYNNESLRQKLYQLIDKIGLKVNTFKSIRYIYRACQITDDLLFFALISKRIAVSKPGYTSDYVYSNNEWISANEEKQKANPSIAFSAKTKDYFNKATYKKVYDLSHKNTDGYIAYATEVLCALNDKEDQTKEEFQYYYNFDSSSGRYVMEKRCFPQYHNFLALMYILYGNSSRFQHQKNKWFYIDELGPNANREEALSEIWNTKPDEVLKIVANAKSDIAVEFSLRILKDNTQFLDDISDELITKLVSHYHPKVLDLIIDALEKKYRITQPEDSVVIALLKSKNEKGVQLGLNWLKTYERNYFTTSIFIVELLLTDEVEVITYLQNLYKHRVVYNFAIPIEKLEPLFLEFNTFNSEFLNAVNDLIGKTEFGQLLKETPSSKIVELSNSKLVSNKLFALNLAKRNKVPAYELFKASYDEYINSDEEVLRKAGIELIAHFPDEFLLENKQDLVGFCFSEYREVREAIQPTIERLVKLDSSFKNSLLSQLLMVITEAETYDGLHQNCYELLTRYFDKDLPSISDEQIMILILSKYEFAQNLGTPIFENRIKLSLLSMPQLVHLAHSDVFSIREKLHDFFKANTSRINYELEEALPIFNTNWQDVIDWSCAYFDAHIDPENWTTELLLYACDHVKPDVQAFGMKMITKYFSDEKGLPLLLKLQEHPTKRIQFFVTNYLEAYANGNPEIILKLEPYFKTSLFNINSNRTTKTRIYTFLEQESLKNEEVAKMTVRIINSILDTKTIKDKSKNIDILLKIALNYPTLEVPLLINDITNEV, encoded by the coding sequence TTGAAATTAATAAAACAAAAAACACTTTATTTTTCTGAAGGCAATTCAGATAAAGTATATGAAGTGGATCTTTGCGAAAATCAAGATTTGTTTGTCGTAAATTTTAGATATGGTAGACGAGGAGCAAATTTGCGAGAAGGCACGAAGACAGTTTTCCCTGTAGCTTATGAGGAAGCCGAACAAGTTTTTAATAAACTGGTTGAAAGCAAAGAAAAAAAAGGCTATTTGGAAAATGATGGTCAGACCCAAAAACCGACTTCAAAACCTAAAGAAACAATTGTTAATACTGTCAGGGAAAAAACTATCTTAAAGTATTTACAACAAGCTGTTGCTAATACCTATACTAGAGATTGGAAAGTGTCTAGAATTATCCTAAGAGCAGGACAACTAAACATCATTGCAGCGGCAGATTTAATTGCGGAGTTTTTAGATTCAACCGACGAGTTTGAACAACATAACGCCATCATTATTTTAGCTTCGTTTGAAAACACTACATATACAGACCAAATTTTAAAGGTATTTAAAAAGCAAAAATTCAATACCATTTCTGGCAGAGCGGCTTGTGCTTATATTTTGAAATATGGTAATGCTGCTGATAAAAAAAATATTCATACTGAAGTTTCGAATTACGTTTCAGAAGCCATTTTTAATGAATTACCTATGCAATTCATTAATGGTAATACATTAGACCCTTCATTGTTGTATTATGCTTATATTTTTTCATATAATAATGAATCGCTACGCCAAAAATTATATCAACTAATAGATAAAATTGGATTAAAAGTCAACACCTTTAAATCGATAAGGTACATTTATAGAGCATGTCAAATCACGGATGACCTTCTGTTTTTCGCCTTGATATCCAAACGCATCGCAGTTAGCAAACCTGGTTATACGTCGGATTACGTTTATAGTAACAATGAATGGATTTCCGCTAACGAGGAGAAACAAAAAGCGAATCCATCCATAGCCTTTTCGGCAAAAACAAAGGACTATTTTAATAAGGCCACTTATAAAAAAGTTTACGACTTAAGCCATAAAAATACTGACGGCTACATAGCCTATGCTACGGAAGTCTTGTGCGCTCTAAATGATAAGGAAGATCAAACCAAGGAAGAGTTTCAATATTATTACAACTTTGATTCCTCATCTGGACGTTATGTTATGGAAAAAAGATGCTTTCCACAATATCATAACTTTTTAGCCTTAATGTATATTTTGTATGGCAATTCGTCCCGATTTCAGCATCAAAAGAACAAATGGTTTTATATAGATGAATTAGGGCCTAATGCCAATAGGGAAGAGGCTTTGTCTGAAATTTGGAACACCAAACCAGACGAAGTTTTAAAGATTGTAGCTAACGCCAAAAGTGATATCGCAGTTGAATTTTCATTACGAATTTTAAAAGATAACACTCAGTTTCTCGATGACATTTCGGATGAATTAATTACTAAATTAGTCAGCCATTATCATCCAAAAGTGTTGGATTTAATCATTGATGCTTTAGAGAAAAAATACAGAATCACACAACCCGAAGATAGTGTTGTAATCGCTTTATTAAAGTCGAAGAATGAAAAAGGCGTTCAATTAGGTCTGAATTGGTTAAAAACCTATGAACGCAATTATTTTACGACTTCAATTTTTATAGTTGAGTTGTTATTGACCGACGAAGTTGAAGTCATCACTTATTTACAGAACTTATACAAACATAGAGTTGTTTATAATTTTGCCATTCCAATCGAAAAATTAGAACCTTTGTTTTTAGAATTCAACACGTTTAATTCGGAATTTTTAAATGCTGTTAACGATTTAATTGGAAAAACCGAATTTGGTCAACTCTTAAAAGAAACACCATCAAGTAAAATCGTTGAACTATCAAATTCAAAATTAGTAAGCAATAAGTTATTTGCACTCAATTTAGCCAAACGTAATAAAGTGCCGGCTTATGAATTGTTTAAAGCGTCTTACGATGAGTATATCAACTCAGATGAAGAGGTTTTAAGGAAAGCAGGCATAGAATTGATAGCCCATTTTCCAGATGAATTTTTATTGGAAAACAAACAAGACTTGGTTGGTTTTTGCTTTTCAGAATATCGGGAAGTACGTGAAGCGATTCAACCAACCATTGAAAGGCTTGTAAAACTAGACAGTTCTTTTAAAAACAGTTTATTAAGTCAGTTGTTAATGGTCATTACCGAGGCTGAAACCTATGACGGCTTACACCAAAATTGCTATGAATTATTGACGAGATATTTTGATAAGGATTTACCTTCAATTTCAGACGAGCAAATCATGATTCTTATTCTTTCAAAATATGAATTTGCCCAAAACCTAGGCACGCCAATTTTTGAAAACCGAATAAAATTATCCTTATTATCAATGCCACAGTTGGTGCATTTAGCGCATAGTGATGTGTTTTCAATTCGAGAGAAATTACATGATTTCTTCAAGGCAAATACTTCTCGAATCAATTATGAACTGGAAGAAGCCTTACCAATATTCAATACCAATTGGCAAGATGTTATTGATTGGTCGTGTGCCTATTTTGACGCGCATATAGACCCTGAAAATTGGACAACGGAACTACTTTTGTATGCTTGCGACCATGTAAAGCCAGATGTTCAAGCTTTTGGAATGAAAATGATTACCAAATATTTTTCAGATGAAAAAGGATTGCCACTATTGTTAAAATTACAAGAACACCCTACAAAGCGCATACAATTTTTTGTGACCAATTATTTAGAGGCTTATGCTAATGGTAATCCTGAAATTATTTTAAAATTAGAACCGTATTTTAAAACGAGCTTGTTTAACATCAATTCCAACAGAACAACTAAAACAAGAATCTATACGTTTTTAGAACAGGAATCACTTAAAAACGAAGAGGTTGCCAAAATGACCGTCCGTATTATCAATTCAATTTTAGATACTAAGACTATTAAAGACAAAAGTAAGAACATTGATATTTTGTTGAAAATAGCTTTAAACTATCCAACACTAGAAGTTCCACTATTAATAAATGACATAACCAATGAAGTTTAA